Sequence from the Fragaria vesca subsp. vesca linkage group LG4, FraVesHawaii_1.0, whole genome shotgun sequence genome:
TAGGGCACTGGGAATGGAAACAAAACAAAAGAAAAACAAAACCATATAATTCAGAAAGTAAAATACACTGGTTAGCAGATTAACCGTTGTGAAAATTCAAAGACAATAAATGTTATGAATATAAGATTTTCCAAAATTGGGTCCAATTTCCCCCATAATGCTGTAGAACATTTAACATTACCCCGAATCTTAGTTTTTCCACTAATTTGGCTAAAACCGATACTCCTCGACTTTGGGGTGGGGGACAAGATCAAATAGATCAATTACAGAATATTATCAAGCATGTGGTTGCAACTTATCAAGGCTTGAGCGCAAGGGCAAGACCAAACTTTGGGGCCGCACTACTCGCCTTTGAGTCATACTCTCCTGAGAAAGTAATTAGTGACTTTGGTCTCCATTCACGCTGCCATAGTAAGGCAGCTTTCCCACTGTCGGAGAAGCGTGTTTTCACCACAGTATGTGAATCAATTGAATGGGCACTTCCCAAGGTAAAGCTATTCTCCAATGTAGAAAATCTATGGGTTAGTTCGGCAGCAACCGTAGTGCCGCTGGAGGACTTAACATCATGAATATAAGTTGCCTTCAAAGTCTCTCCTTTGTCCGTCCTGCATCAATGCAAAAGGAAACGAAAACAATGAGTAAATTGAAGGGCACAGTCAAGAAGTTAGTCAAATCATGGATGCCGCCCAGATAATCCTTGAACTTTGAGATTTTTAAATTGTAGAACATGAAATGTATGATTCCTAAAACCATGCATCATTTCGATTCCAATAACTAAATTAATTACTATACACTGCACGTAAACCAAAACTTAATGAAAACTACAAAAAATGCCACACAAGTAAGAACACCTGCAATTGCAGATGAGGTTATCTACTCCTTACCATGAACTTCACATCGACTGCAAAGCCCTGGACCCTATCATTTTCTTTCTATCATTTTGCCTGGGACATTTTGGGAAAACAAATATACCAGCTTTGGTACAGACAAAAGAAGCTTTGGTCCCCACTCCCCACAATACCAGCTTAAAGGCTAGTGGTCTCCTTCAATTGAAGTGGAGATCAAACAGTCAACCTGATCTGGGAGGGAGTGTATGCTTATTGTATTCTTGTAAGAGGGAAACGAAAAAGGGAAACACGCATGATTATTTTTACAAGCAGAAACAAGAGGTTTCATCAGCACTTACAGCAGAAGGGCAGCAGAGAAATCTGGTTTGTTGAAGCTGATCCCAGCATTGTATTTGGTCAATAAAGAAGATGCTGTGTCAAATCCAATTTCACCACCCAAACTAAGATCCTTACTTCCAATTGTTGCTGATAACTCTAAAAGAGGGGCCGGGTTAAGGCCTATGCTGGAATCAATAGCTGCATGAGGATGAAGGTACTGCACATCCAGCTGCAATCACATAAAGAAACAGAATCAAAACCTTTACCAGAAAGAATCCGTTTGACAAAAATGTTCACATTTAACCATCAGTAACATGTGTCCTAAAGCTAAGTTCTATAGGAAAAGAGTAAGTTCTAAGGGAGAAATTATTTCATTATTGTAGGCATAAGAATAAAATTTAAATGAATTCTAAATTTAAACCAGTCACTGCTTGTTTCACCGCAATATGTTAAAGAATTGTGCGATACATGGTGATACTTGCTTTATGCAGACAGCTAAGGGAGCAGCCGTTTTTCAGATGAAAACCCACCCATGCTTTGAAATTTACTTTTAACAATCAAATCCACTTCTTGAAGGCTTTGAAATTACAAGCAACATCTGTGTAGAGTCGGTAAACTGTACAGACATGATGAAAACATAATTCCAAATGACTAGAAAAATCAATACAATTACACTTTTTCTTTCAACATTCTCATCCCATGAGTGGAATTATCTTCCTACCATATGTCAAAAGAACACAAAATCCAATGACTGTTCCATGAATCGAAAAGACTAAAGTGAAAGCAGGTATCAGACTGCAAAAACAATACAAAATCCAAACAAATAAAACTACAAACATAGTGACAATATCCCTGCAGACCATCTTACAAACATGTGCACAGGAAACTACATATCAAACAACTCTAATTGCAGGAAACATTATTGACAACATCCCGGGGAACAAATAAAAAAGATGCACAGAAGAAACCATTTATTAAAACCACGTATATTGGAAAGCCATGATTCATTCTTTTTTATGGTTTCTCTGAGCTACATTTACTGACCTTGCCAGATTTGTGATCAGGAATTTTGAAGCTACATGTTATTTTGGTATTTGGCAAGATATCAGTGCGAGTCACTTTGGTAGACACCTGCAAATAAATATAAGACACACTTATGAGGAAGAAATAAAGAAATCTGGCAAACATGGAAAATTTGATCACTGAAACAAAATCATTACATTAGAATACGTATCAACTTTAACATCCACAGTGGTGTTTCCACTCTTGTACAGGGTATTTATATCACCAACAAAAATCTGGTCTTTCTTCACACCATTAGCTGTAAGTCCCTGAAATATAAAGATTAAAAGAATTATTATTCATGACAACAAAGTGGAAATGGAAGAAAGGGAAAAAAACACACACTGTTTTCTATAAGCAATAAAAGCATATGGCAGAATATTTATGAGCCTCAGCATCCACTAGGCTTCGACTTTTTAGATAAGATTTGATAAATAAACAGAAGGTACTACCAGAGTACCAGGACACCAAGCAGTCAACACTACTATCAAGCTAGAGAAACTAAAAGAACACAACAGTTAATATGCTATGTCATCGCAAGGAAGCACAGGCACATAAACACCAAGAGGTAAAAAGTTTTATTCTTGTGTCAATTGAAGGCGGAGACTAGCCCCATTTGAGTTACAATATAGTTTAGTTTAGGATGAGAAAGACAGTAGCACAAACATACACAGCTTGCAATGAGGTAATGATGAGATGGATATGGATAGACATATATGCATTAGATACATTTAAAAATAAATTTCATAAATTTTTTTTTTTTTCTAACAAGGCATTCTAATGCAGGGCAGAAACTGAAAGTTTCTGTCTTGTGGCTAGATCAGGGGTAAAACTCTTGAGAACGGAGATCTGAAGGGAAAAACAAGCAAAAACAGAGAGGTTCTTGCTGTAGGATTAAAGAAGGAACGATATATTGAGTTCTAGGGCAGAAAGTCCCAAAGAAACTCTATGTATAATTTTATTCAAAATAACAAAGCTCACTTACAAGACTCTAAAAGGCTAGATATATAGGCAATAGCAAACCCTAACAAAACAGGAAAGACTTACAGAAAAATAATAAAACATAAATAATAATAATAATATCCTAATTTAGGACTTTCTGGATGCTCCTGCATCACATTCAAAAGTTGAATGAACCTGAGACCCATCTGGAAGAGATTAATGCTGTGAAAGACCATTAAATATGTCCTGTCTTAGGAAGCAGCGAAGAGTAAAGCTCTTGCAATTTTTAACCAGTGTGTTTAACTGGGTGAAAACGAAATGAGCACAATGTCTATATCTAAATTTTTGTTTGTCGATGAGAAGATAATATCAAAAAGACACTTCTGCATATATATACTGGTAAACCACAACTAAAATTTGACTGAAACTGCATAACCAGACATCTTTAGGCATGCACTCAAGCTTTGTCTTAACATGAAATTTATTTTTCCGTACATAGGCCCTTTGACACTGCCACACATAGATCATCAAAAGTAAACTGTAGAAAGATTGAATCTTTAAGGGTTCAATTGAGAAAGGCTTGATTAACTTTTTAGATGATGGTCTATACTTTTACTGACTTCCTCCTTTGCTGAGGCTCTAATAACTATACAGATTAGTTCTAAGAAAATAAATTACAGAACTCTGAGATAATAAAGCATATATTTATGTCTCCGCCAAACAAACCATGCAGCTAATATGAAAACTTGCAAAAGAACCTAAACCGTTGAGAGTGAACTTCATATAATACCAGCCCAGTAGAGCCCACCACCGACAGGGTAAACTTTTGGTCAAAGTTGTAGTCCTTGGTCAAAAGGGCTGCAGCTAGCAAGAAACATTGTAAGCAACTTACCTTACAACTTCAAAGAAAAGTATTTTAGTAAGAAAGTCCAGCATATAATATGTATGTTGCACGAAAAAAAACAGAAAAAAAAAATAACATGGATTTTACGAGAACCACAAGCAAGGAAATAGACCAGCAAGCCACGTTAAGAGGCTTTGTCTCTTCCACTACGTGGCTTCCACTTTTCACGACTAGAACAATACAGAGAGCTCTTTCATACAGATTATGGTTTAAGCATTCAAGCAACTCAAAATAAAATTAATCCTCATGCAGCAAACTAAAGCATGATACCTCTCGCTTGCTTGCCGATATCTGAAAATGGAGCTGGACTGCTTCCCATATTTATTTAGAATATACTGCAAGAAAACAGAACGTAGATTGTATTTATAAAAGATTCAAGTAGCAGTGATGAAATACATGCAACGCATTTTCCTCCAAAAATAAAAATAACACACACCCAGAAAACTACATATACAAATACCTGAGTTATAACTTATCTTTCAACAGGTAAACACATAAGATCCTAACGTAAAAGTAATCCACCAAAAAGTAAAATCGAAGCAGGGTACACAGGTCATCAGCCAAAGAGAAAAAGTTGACATTGTACTGTGTCAGAGAATCCCAATTGAAACAAGTGACGTATAATTTATCAAACAATATGTACGCCTCGACAGAAAGAAGTAATGATTGATATCACATTAATCCGCAAACACATACTGAAGTTTCAAGACCAAAAAGTTCGAGATCTCAATACCAAATAGTACTTTCATCACTTCAAATTAACTCTCACCGAGCTTACAATAAAATCCAGCTACCCAAAATTCAAATCCAAATCTGGCCATATACTACGTTATTGGGAAAACGGGATTCGGGTCCTTGAATCAAATTAAAGCCTCCTAACATGTTAGAGTGAAACAAGAGAGTGTTCGAGAACTACCCAACTCAACTATAATCAGAACTTCACCAAAATAACAAAAATACAGACATTGATTTTCTCAAACAAATCCAAGAAAAAGAGTCAAAAGAAAGAGTGGAAGTGGTAGATTCGAATATTGGAGTATGGAATGAATGACATACAGAACTAGAGGGAGGATAGAGGGAGGATAAAAGAGAAGCAGACTTACAGAGAGAGAGGATCGGCGACAAAACCCTGAAGCTTTTCAGGAGAGCCGAAAAGGAAGAGTGTGGTGCGAAAGAAAAGAGAGAGAGCCAGCAAGTATGAATCGGGAGGCACTTATGTGAGGCGGAGTGTAGTCTAAGCGGGTCGAGGTCGAGATTTGATTGGACTGGGGATTGCGTGGCAGGTGGTGATTGGTCTGGCAGTGAGAGGAGGGATTTTGACGGCAGGAGACCCTTTTGATTTACCGGACCGGAGTAAACAGGGGAAATGACGCTTTTGCCTTGCGATCCTGGGTTTGCTGGCTGTCATTTTTTGTTGTCGCCTAATTGCTACGGCTAAGTTTGGTATCGTTAAAAACTCAACTTTCTAAAAACTCAGTTTTAAATAAACAACCTCTAACATACTTTTTAAAATTTTGGTTATTTAAACTAAAATGTTCTAGATAACCATGTTTTAAGATCTTACCAAACAGAAAATTTATCTAAAATGATGATTATAAGTGATTTTAATCCCTAAAACTCAATACCTCGTATCTCACTTTACAAGTTTACTGGTCACAGGAGGGTAAACGACGACTTAATTTACTTTTCACTTCAGATGGACACCTTAGAAGACCCAAAAAGGTTAACTTTTTTTACCCGTTATTCTTTTGAGAAATTTCTCTTCAAGAACATTGTAGAGCATGATAAACTAAACTCGTGGATACGTGACATCCTTAAATTGGAATTCGTAAGAATAAACCGTGAGCTACAAAAGTTTCGTTTTGGGTCATAGTTTCTGAAAGTTAGATTAAAGAGGCAAAATGGACTTTTTACGAATTTGGGTTTCTAAGGCTGAAAAGCCTAGAACCCTCTCGCTCCCTCTGGTGTTTTTCTCTTTCAGCCTCGCATTCTCTCTCTCCCTCCTTTTTCTCCCTCCCATCTCTCCTTCTCTCATCTTTTGTCACTTACCGGAAACGGTATATCCGGCCACTAGTTTTCATCGCCGCCATCACCCCTTTGAGCTAGCAATCAAATCCAACCATACTCTACTAGATTGCAGCGATGCACGACGTTCAATCTCTTAGCACAGACTCGACAACGCTGCCCCTTCAATCCTCTTCTCATCGTACCGTCTCTAGTGAGCATAATCAGACTAATCAGGCATCGAAGCCTTCGAGCCTTACCGCCGATCGACATCAGAGAATAACCGAACACACCATGGCTGGGGCTATGATCCTTCCTGTCTTCGGTTTCCAGCTTGTAGTTTGAACCGAGCCAACCACCACCAAGATGACCAAAACCCCACAGTTCCGATCTCTGGTTCCGGCGAGAACCATTGCAGCTTTAGTTGAGTGCCAGATGCCTAGACTGATCTAAATAGGTAAATATTGCTTCCCTTCCTTTGTTGAGGTCTTAAATTCGATACAACTTGAAGGTACCTAATTATTATCTGTTTTGGAAATTCTGAGGTCTGGAGACTCTGGAGGATTCGAGGTTTGTGGGTTTTAGCAATTATTGAGTTATGGGGAAGGAGGTGGATGTCGGAGCAGTTCTAAATGAAACTGATTTTGGTAAGAATCCATGGACCTTGTTTTATGACATGTTTCGTTAAGAACTTAATTGTTTATATGGTTGCTGCCAGCCTGCCACTATACATATATATTAAGGTTTGATAGTGATAGATTGGCAGCAGACTCATTATTGGTCAATTTGGAAAAGAAGAGTGGTAATGGTCTGAGTGTCTGGAGTTGTCTTGTTTCTAGCATTGTGTACTTGTCAAGTTGCTTATCAAAGTTACGATTATATGAAGTAGTGCAATTGATTTTGAGTATGGTGAGGTTGTGGATAACAAGTTTAGTTGTGCGACTTGAGTGAATATTGGATTATGTGATGTGGTCATTACGTTAGAAATGTTGCTATGATAATTAGGATGGTTTTGTTAAATGGAGAATCTGACTCCAATTATGGGAAATCATTGCTGGGTGAAGTTGGTCTAATAAAGAATTTAGGTAATGATTATTTCAATTGAGCATTGGCAGAAAAAAGAAGAAGAAAAAGATGGTTATTCCGATCAACCCTTGCTCAAAGTAACTCAAATTGCGTTGCTTGTGTAAGAGTAATGAAACATCACGTAAATAGGTCCAATTGGGAGATGTTAATTACGATAGGAAGAGTGTAAAGTCATCATTTCCGAATGAGCTTGGTATGTTAAGTGAATTGCAATTGAAGGGATACTAGTAAATTTGGGTAAATTATTAATTGGCAATTATCGGATTTGAGTAGGGATTTAATATTCGAATGCTTATACAATTAGTTACTCATTAAGGTCTCGATTGTGTATGCGTAGCAACGAAAGAAGTTAGACCGAAAATGGACCGTTGAAGGAAATTGTGGAGCCCTTTGAATAGTGGAGTCTCGGCTTGATAGTTAACTCAACCGAATCACTGTGAGTGGACATTTTGGTTTTTAATAAATATGCATGCAAGATTTTATAAGTTATCATTTTATTTTCCGAGCTTATATTATAATTTTCGAATAATGATATGGTCTTGAAATTTATATGAGTTTGATGCACCGATTAAGTGTTGGTCATGATTTATGGATTTGAGCTCGGATTATTAATTTGGTATTTGAGTTTGGATATTTTTTATGATTTCCGGATTTCATTATTATTGTTTTATTTGTTGACTTTGAGATTTTTAAAAGATTTCTGAAAATCTCATTTTCGGTAGTTCTCTATTATAATTTTATCGTTTATTTGTGGAATATCGATCTTGACATTGAAAATGTTTTAGCGAGTATTTCGGGTTGAGATATTATTTACAATTTATACTTGATAATTAAATCTCGCTGATAAATATAGATTTGAGAATATTTTGAAGTGTGAGACACGTCATTGAGTTTTATTTTAATTTCTTATGATAATTTCCAAGTACGGTTGAGAACCGTACCATTCGCATGACCTTGGGGAAGCTTTATAAATTTAAGTGATTTCGTATGTTTTTAGTCACGATACAATAAGGTGGTTATTCATTATTATGTCACATCCCGGTTCTTAAGTTATTTTACGGTTATTTACTTTTGGTATTACTTTGGTCTTTTACCGTTTTGAGTAACCGTTTACTACTTAAGGACCCTAGAGTTGACTTTTTGTAGGAAAATTATTTTGAGAAAATTTCTTAAAGGAGGTTGTAAAGGACGTTAATACGAATTCGTGGACATGCTATACGTTAAAATTGAAGTCAGCATGTAAAAGTTATCAGATAAAAAGAGCAAACTTTAGTTAGTAAAAAGTAAAATTTTATTGGGTTTATTTTGTGGGTATTAAGGTGTTGGACCGGGTGGAAAAAGCCCATTTTCTTTTCCTCTCTCTCCTCTCCTGCGTGCTCCCCGACCCGCCGGACTCTCCACTTCTGTTCGTCGTCGTCCGGCCACCACAGACTGCCGCACCGATCGGCCATCGACCCAGCTTTCTTCCTGGACCGGTGGGAGCCGTCCTAGCGTCGCCGTGAGGGAGAAAGGTCGCTCGAAAGCCCGAAGGTCCCGGGGTGTTCCGTCGCCGGAACTCCCTCCTTTGGCCGCAATAATCGGAGCTGCTTAGCTCAATAGGAAGCTCTCCTCCCGTGCATCAATCCCTCAAAAGGATTCACTCTCTTGGTTTAGGTAAGGAGAAATCGGGTGTTTGAATTTCTAGGGTTCCTTATTGTGTTTTTGTTCGATTGACCTAGTTAAGCTTGAAATTGGGCTTTGTGCTAGTTAGGAAAGTTGTAGAGCGGATTGAGAGGAAGATGTTGTTAAATTTTAGTAGGCATTGAAAGTCGCCGGAGTTGGCCGCCGGCCGTCGCTGTTAGGGGGTTTTTCAGGGTTTTAAATGTGTTATATTAAGGGGAGTTTAATGATGTGAAGTTTGGAATTTTTGGAGGAGTTTTGGTTAGGTTTGGGATTTTTCAAAGATTGAGAATGTTGGCGGTTGTTAGAATGAAAATCCGGCCGTTGGATTTCCTTGGTATTTATTCTAGAATGTTAGAATTGATGAATGAAGGTTGTGGTGGAGTTTGGTGTGAATCCGGTAAGTTTAACCTTTGTAAGAGTAATATGTTAAGCGGAAGAGATTTGAGTGTTTATATTCAAGTATTTATTTTTCCGGAATTGAAGAGTGGACCTAAACATATTTATGGTGCCAGGATACGAAGGGAACCTCGCTTGAGTGGTGATGTGGATATCGTCTGGCTTATGCCTAAATTTGTGAGTGGACACTTGGTTTTTAATAAATATGCATGCAAGATTTTATATAATTTATCATTTTATTTTCCGAGCATATATT
This genomic interval carries:
- the LOC101291419 gene encoding mitochondrial outer membrane protein porin 4-like; this encodes MGSSPAPFSDIGKQARALLTKDYNFDQKFTLSVVGSTGLGLTANGVKKDQIFVGDINTLYKSGNTTVDVKVDTYSNVSTKVTRTDILPNTKITCSFKIPDHKSGKLDVQYLHPHAAIDSSIGLNPAPLLELSATIGSKDLSLGGEIGFDTASSLLTKYNAGISFNKPDFSAALLLTDKGETLKATYIHDVKSSSGTTVAAELTHRFSTLENSFTLGSAHSIDSHTVVKTRFSDSGKAALLWQREWRPKSLITFSGEYDSKASSAAPKFGLALALKP